The DNA region ATACCTTTTTTAAGAAAGGGGTCTGAAACTTCTTGTATATCATCTTCAAGTACAAGCAAACCTTCTCTTCTTGCCTTTTCAGAAAAGCTTATTAAAGTAATAATTATTTGTGCTTCATCATAGTTAGGTTTGTTCAAAAGAACTTTTATTGCTTTAGGTACGCCCAATATAGTTCCTATGTCATTTGCAACAAAAAGAGAAGTAGTTCCTCCTAAACCTGTTACAACTGCCGAAGCAATGTCCACCATGTGACCAACATTACCACCACCTGAAATTATACCAAATAAATTGATACCTATAACTAATAAAAAACCTAAAGGTACTATAATATCCATATTTTTTACTCTCTAATATTTTATTTATTTTTTATTTTCTTTCTAATCTTCATTACCATAGAAAGAAGGTTTTTTAGTAGAATCTTCATTTACTATTCTAGTTCTATATTCCACTATTCTATTTAATACAGTTTCATAACTATCTTTAGTTAGCACTTTTCTTCCAG from Brachyspira pilosicoli P43/6/78 includes:
- a CDS encoding flagellar FlbD family protein, with translation MIYVTRFDGSVLYINPHQIEFMEETPDLVITMLSGRKVLTKDSYETVLNRIVEYRTRIVNEDSTKKPSFYGNED